The following are encoded in a window of Vicia villosa cultivar HV-30 ecotype Madison, WI unplaced genomic scaffold, Vvil1.0 ctg.001344F_1_1, whole genome shotgun sequence genomic DNA:
- the LOC131634767 gene encoding probable serine/threonine-protein kinase PBL7 yields MEVNNTTTIVPSGPPIVSTKNHTFIHHFHHLHSDKNYHSHARHFPFKTVLLIVTLVALIMLFFTIFMVVCLIRRQKSSSKNGIYKEDCESRVLHDTSSRHIASTILSFDSSPDVKGGCLYGGNLSRTPTTPKFKGVQVFTYRELEAATGGFNEANVIGNGVNGLMYKGVLTDGTLAAIKLLHIEGKQAERGFKIEVDLLSQLRSPYLVELLGYCADQHHRLLIFEYMPNGTLQNHLHSTNDKTQPLDWWARMRIALDCARALEFLHEYAVSPVIHRDFKTYNVLLDQNFRAKVADFGLAKMGSEKRNGQVSTRVLGTTGYLAPEYASTGKLTTKSDVYSYGVVLLELLTGRVPVDIKRPTGEHVLVSWALPRLTNREKVVEMVDPVLHGQYSKKALVQVAAIAAMCIQPEADYRPLMTDVVQSLIPLVRTQSLSSSLRFHKQIPIY; encoded by the exons ATGGAAGTTAATAATACAACTACTATTGTACCTTCAGGGCCACCTATTGTTTCTACAAAGAACCATACTTTCATACACCATTTCCATCACTTACATTCAGATAAAAATTACCATAGCCATGCTCGCCATTTTCCCTTCAAAACTGTTCTCTTAATTGTCACATTGGTTGCCTTAATTATGCTCTTCTTTACCATTTTCATGGTTGTGTGCTTGATCCGTCGCCAAAAATCTTCAAGCAAAAATGGGATTTACAAAGAGGATTGTGAGAGTAGAGTGCTTCATGACACAAGTAGCAGACACATAGCTTCAACAATCCTGTCCTTTGATTCTAGCCCGG ATGTTAAAGGTGGGTGTCTTTATGGGGGAAATCTGAGCAGGACACCAACAACACCTAAATTTAAAGGAGTGCAAGTTTTCACGTATAGAGAGCTAGAAGCTGCTACAGGTGGATTCAATGAAGCAAATGTGATTGGTAATGGAGTAAATGGTTTGATGTATAAAGGAGTCTTAACTGATGGAACTTTGGCAGCAATTAAGTTGCTGCACATTGAGGGTAAGCAAGCAGAGCGTGGCTTCAAAATAGAG GTCGATCTTCTAAGCCAATTGCGTTCTCCTTATTTGGTGGAGTTGCTTGGCTATTGTGCAGACCAACACCACAGGTTATTGATTTTTGAATACATGCCAAATGGTACACTCCAAAACCATCTTCACTCAACCAATGATAAAACTCAGCCATTGGATTGGTGGGCCCGGATGAGGATAGCCCTTGATTGTGCTAGGGCCTTGGAGTTCTTGCATGAATATGCTGTATCACCCGTGATCCATAGAGACTTCAAGACTTACAATGTTTTACTGGATCAAAACTTTCGTGCAAAGGTGGCAGATTTTGGATTGGCTAAGATGGGATCAGAAAAGAGAAATGGCCAGGTTTCTACCCGTGTGTTGGGGACCACAGGATATTTGGCACCAGA GTACGCCTCCACAGGTAAGCTTACTACAAAGTCAGATGTTTACAGCTACGGGGTAGTTCTTCTCGAATTGCTGACAGGACGTGTACCGGTTGATATTAAGCGCCCCACTGGAGAACATGTTCTTGTCTCTTGG GCTCTTCCAAGGTTGACAAACAGAGAAAAAGTTGTGGAAATGGTTGACCCAGTTCTACACGGGCAATACTCAAAGAAGGCATTAGTTCAG GTAGCTGCAATCGCAGCAATGTGCATACAACCAGAAGCTGATTACAGGCCACTAATGACAGATGTGGTACAATCATTGATACCACTTGTGAGGACACAATCTCTTTCCAGTTCACTAAGATTTCATAAACAAATACCAATTTATTAA
- the LOC131634743 gene encoding uncharacterized protein LOC131634743 has protein sequence MSRPVERIAEINDGKELWKIVVRIHHRWKVVSNSKEHFEMIFVDKLGDDIHAVVPAPHVSVFTEKCLLGHTYTVSNFKVVPYVLAFRASGHRYMIKFTAGTSVLDEDKHEIPAKSILFTSFSDIITGRFDKHVLIHVIGMVDSIGYAQTESGAKKQQISMMLRDHSNNMLNCTLWESYADQFIKFNKVRVAASLPTVVLLQYAKVKEEGKYPLSVTNTYNVTLLCVDADFPIMKDFIDRMPEESKVTLSDQLGGNSQYSSQSSENQQLTPVQKLFSKAVVLPIAEIIQLTDVTFCATVATTKLLVASPFGWFYRACHMCQSIARGDSPPFECESGHETMAEVLRYKIEIEVTHGGQSCNFVFWNRECEMLLGLSASQLRNTMIQLFK, from the exons ATGTCAAGGCCTGTTGAGAGAATAGCAGAGATCAATGATGGAAAAGAGCTTTGGAAGATTGTTGTTAGGATTCACCACCGATGGAAAGTTGTCTCCAACAGCAAGGAACATTTTGAAATGATCTTtgttgacaaattg GGAGATGATATTCATGCTGTTGTTCCAGCACCGCATGTGTCGGTTTTCACCGAAAAATGCTTATTAGGCCATACTTATACTGTATCTAATTTTAAGGTGGTGCCTTATGTTCTGGCCTTCAGGGCATCGGGACACAGATATATGATAAAGTTTACTGCTGGAACGTCTGTTCTTGATGAAGACAAACATGAGATACCCGCGAAATCGATTTTATTTACAAGTTTTTCAGACATCATAACAGGGAGGTTTGACAAACATGTTCTGATTC ATGTCATTGGAATGGTGGATAGTATTGGTTATGCGCAGACTGAGTCAGGTGCAAAGAAGCAGCAAATTAGCATGATGTTGCGTGATCACAG CAACAACATGTTGAACTGTACTCTGTGGGAATCATACGCGGATCAGTTCATCAAGTTTAACAAAGTTAGGGTTGCTGCATCACTACCTACAGTTGTGTTGCTTCAGTATGCCAAAGTGAAGGAAGAAG GAAAGTATCCTCTGTCTGTGACAAACACCTACAATGTGACCCTTTTATGTGTTGATGCTGATTTTCCGATCATGAAAGACTTTATTGATAG AATGCCTGAGGAGAGCAAGGTAACCCTGTCTGACCAACTTGGAGGGAATTCCCAATATTCCTCCCAAAGTTCTGAAAATCAACAGCTCACTCCTGTGCAAAAATTGTTCTCAAAGGCTGTTGTTTTGCCTATTGCTGAAATTATTCAACTTACGGAT GTTACATTTTGCGCTACTGTCGCTACAACAAAATTATTAGTAGCATCTCCGTTTGGATGGTTCTATCGTGCCTGCCATATGTGTCAATCTATAGCGCGCGGGGACAGCCCCCCCTTTGAGTGTGAATCTGGTCATGAAACCATGGCTGAAGTCCTTAG GTATAAGATTGAAATTGAGGTTACTCACGGGGGTCAAAGCTGCAATTTTGTCTTCTGGAACAGAGAATGTGAAATGCTGTTGGGTTTATCTGCATCGCAACTTCGTAACACTATGATTCAG TTGTTTAAATAG
- the LOC131634768 gene encoding DNA excision repair protein ERCC-1-like — protein MENEGESQNNDTNKKNSVVIRIPSYQEVVESSQSRSTPPSLFVPSQTFSQAFAFVKSSEFYSPPPSLPKETVQSNASSSTPPTLSATTTAPAASSKLPNSQPTQNRNAILVSNRQKGNPLLKYIRNVRWTFADVVCDFLLSQTSCALYLSLRYHLLHPDYLYYRIRELQKNFKLRVVLCHVDVEDVVKPLLEVTKTSMLHDCTLLCGWSLEECGRYLETIKVYENKPADIIQGQLDSDYLSRLTHSLTTVRHVNKTDVVTLGTNFGSLSNIMGASMEDLARCPGIGERKVKRLFDTFHEPFKRVESSRQAIPETSVLNKPASPNTSLRNNAESSSSLEDKQNDVDNASKRSKKEPELTVKSALSEAFAKLSERAGKRNITSKSKEKEDPIVLSESDAET, from the exons ATGGAGAACGAGGGAGAATCGCAAAACAACGACACAAACAAGAAGAATTCCGTCGTCATACGAATCCCTTCCTATCAAGAAGTAGTCGAAAGTTCTCAATCCAGATCAACTCCACCGTCTCTCTTCGTTCCCTCTCAAACTTTTTCCCAAGCCTTCGCGTTCGTCAAATCCTCAGAGTTCTACTCTCCACCTCCTTCACTCCCAAA GGAAACTGTTCAATCGAATGCTTCGTCTTCAACGCCGCCAACATTATCTGCAACTACTACTGCACCTGCAGCTTCATCGAAATTACCGAACTCTCAACCTACTCAAAATCGCAATGCGATTCTTGTGAGCAACAGACAG aAGGGAAATCCGTTGCTCAAATATATTAGGAATGTTAGATGGACATTTGCGGATGTTGTTTGTGATTTCTTGCTTAGCCAAACCTCATGTGCTCTCTATCTCAG TCTTCGGTATCATCTGCTTCACCCAGACTATTTATATTACAGAATACGGGAGTTGCAGAAAAATTTCAAGCTTCGTGTAGTTTTATGCCATGTTGATGTG GAGGATGTAGTGAAGCCTCTACTTGAAGTTACAAAAACATCTATGCTTCATGATTGTACCCTCTTATGTGGATGGAG CCTGGAGGAATGCGGCCGTTACTTAGAGACCATAAAAGTCTACGAAAACAAACCTGCAGATATTATTCAAGGCCAATTGGATTCAGACTATTTATCGCGG CTAACACATTCTCTAACAACAGTTCGGCATGTCAACAAGACTGATGTAGTTACTCTTGGTACCAACTTTGGG TCTCTATCTAACATAATGGGTGCATCTATGGAAGATCTAGCTCGTTGTCCTGGCATAGGAGAGCGCAAG GTCAAGCGCTTGTTTGACACTTTCCATGAACCGTTCAAGCGTGTGGAATCCAGCCGGCAAGCCATTCCAGAGACTTCTGTCCTGAATAAGCCAGCTAGTCCAAATACATCTTTAAGGAATAATGCTGaatcttcctcttctcttgaagACAAACAGAACGATGTAGACAATGCAAGCAAACGTAGCAAGAAAGAACCTGAACTTACTGTCAAATCTGCCCTTTCCGAAGCCTTTGCCAAATTATCTGAGAGAGCTGGAAAGAGGAACATCACTTCAAAATCGAAGGAGAAAGAAGATCCAATTGTTCTCAGTGAATCAGATGCTGAAACGTAA